In one Vibrio sp. CB1-14 genomic region, the following are encoded:
- a CDS encoding sodium:solute symporter family transporter: protein MDLNTVIVGVYFLFLMAIGWMFRTFTNTTSDYFRGGGNMLWWMVGATAFMTQFSAWTFTGAAGKAYNDGFAVAFIFLANAFGYFMNYAYFAPKFRQLRVVTVIEAIRMRFGATNEQVFTWSSMPNSVVSAGVWLNALAIIASGIFGFDMNLTIWVTGLVVLAMSVTGGSWAVIASDFMQMVIIMAVTVTCAVVAVVQGGGVGEIVNNFPVQEGGSFLAGNNLNYLNIFGLWAFFIFVKQFSITNNMLNSYRYLAAKDSKNAKKAALLACVLMLCGVFIWFMPSWYIAGQGVDLAAAYPEQGSKAGDFAYLYFVQEYMPAGMVGLLVAAMFAATMSSMDSGLNRNSGIFVKNFYEPIVRKGQASEKELVTVSKITSTVFGFAIILIAQFINSLKGLSLFDTMMYVGALIGFPMTIPAFLGFFIKKTPDWAGWGTLVVGGIVSYVVGFVINAEMVSAAFGLEELTKREWSDVKVAIGLMAHISLTGGFFVLSTLFYKPLTEKRQADVDKFFGNLSTPLVAESAAQKKLDNKQRQMLGKLIAVAGLGVCLMALLPNPLWGRAVFILCGVIVAGVGVLLVKAVDESAEANLTEAEAS from the coding sequence ATGGATTTAAACACAGTTATTGTGGGCGTCTATTTCCTATTCCTAATGGCAATAGGCTGGATGTTCCGAACATTTACCAATACAACCAGTGACTACTTCCGCGGGGGCGGTAACATGCTCTGGTGGATGGTGGGTGCTACCGCCTTTATGACTCAGTTCAGTGCTTGGACATTTACCGGTGCAGCGGGTAAAGCCTATAACGATGGTTTTGCAGTGGCCTTTATCTTCCTTGCTAACGCGTTTGGTTATTTTATGAACTACGCGTATTTCGCGCCTAAGTTCCGTCAGCTACGTGTAGTGACTGTTATTGAAGCCATTCGCATGCGTTTTGGTGCAACGAACGAGCAGGTATTTACTTGGTCTTCAATGCCAAACAGCGTTGTTTCTGCGGGTGTGTGGCTAAATGCTCTAGCGATCATCGCATCGGGCATCTTCGGCTTCGACATGAACCTTACCATTTGGGTAACAGGTTTGGTTGTATTGGCGATGTCAGTTACGGGTGGTTCATGGGCGGTAATCGCATCTGACTTTATGCAGATGGTTATCATCATGGCGGTAACCGTGACATGTGCTGTTGTTGCTGTTGTGCAAGGCGGTGGTGTTGGCGAAATCGTTAACAACTTCCCTGTTCAAGAAGGCGGTTCATTCCTAGCGGGTAACAACCTGAACTACCTGAACATCTTTGGTCTATGGGCATTCTTCATCTTTGTTAAGCAGTTCTCTATTACTAACAACATGCTTAACTCTTACCGTTACCTAGCGGCGAAGGACTCAAAGAACGCGAAGAAAGCAGCGCTGCTAGCGTGTGTACTCATGCTTTGTGGTGTATTCATTTGGTTCATGCCTTCTTGGTACATTGCAGGTCAAGGTGTTGACCTAGCGGCTGCTTACCCAGAGCAAGGCAGCAAAGCAGGTGACTTTGCTTACCTTTACTTTGTTCAAGAGTACATGCCAGCAGGTATGGTGGGTCTTCTCGTTGCAGCAATGTTCGCAGCAACCATGTCTTCAATGGACTCAGGTCTTAACCGTAACTCAGGTATCTTTGTTAAGAACTTCTATGAGCCGATTGTCCGTAAGGGTCAAGCGTCTGAGAAAGAGCTAGTAACGGTTTCGAAAATCACGTCTACAGTATTTGGTTTTGCTATCATCCTAATCGCACAGTTCATCAACTCACTTAAGGGTCTGAGCTTGTTCGATACAATGATGTATGTAGGTGCTTTGATTGGCTTCCCAATGACCATTCCAGCGTTCCTTGGCTTCTTCATCAAGAAAACGCCTGACTGGGCCGGCTGGGGTACACTAGTAGTGGGTGGTATCGTCTCTTATGTAGTTGGTTTTGTTATCAATGCAGAAATGGTTTCAGCAGCATTTGGTCTAGAAGAGCTAACTAAGCGTGAATGGTCTGATGTGAAAGTAGCGATTGGTCTAATGGCTCACATTTCACTAACAGGTGGTTTCTTCGTACTATCTACGCTGTTCTACAAGCCACTTACTGAGAAGCGTCAAGCTGATGTAGACAAGTTCTTTGGTAACCTATCTACTCCACTTGTTGCCGAGTCGGCAGCTCAGAAGAAGCTGGACAACAAACAGCGTCAAATGCTTGGTAAGCTAATCGCGGTTGCAGGTCTTGGGGTGTGTCTAATGGCGCTATTGCCTAACCCACTATGGGGACGCGCCGTGTTCATCTTGTGTGGTGTTATCGTGGCCGGTGTTGGTGTTCTACTTGTGAAAGCGGTGGATGAAAGTGCTGAAGCGAACCTAACGGAAGCAGAAGCAAGCTAG
- a CDS encoding oligogalacturonate-specific porin KdgM family protein gives MKLKQSALGVALVLLAGSAAATSLDYRTEYKHTAEDWAHRIKIGDSTKAFGGKLAFGVEQKFQSQDNDQGTQDFWDGVSRGDSEFSWDWTKAVGESGKWYIQPGMPVTFGSTKTTWKPQFRVGYKADFGLTTALRYRHELQMFNKNNSDKTDMNGNTVVIADKTIQQGKLTLTGSYKFAKDSKFKDLKLSYEANYNYNYDDLVLYNGKNWEWDLGLKAGYQLGAFQPYIELWTIDVSSSSDERQLRTRAGIKYSF, from the coding sequence ATGAAACTTAAGCAATCTGCTCTTGGTGTTGCACTTGTATTATTAGCTGGTTCTGCCGCAGCGACGAGTCTCGATTACCGTACGGAATATAAACATACAGCTGAAGACTGGGCTCACCGTATCAAAATTGGTGATTCAACAAAAGCATTTGGCGGTAAACTGGCATTTGGTGTTGAGCAGAAATTTCAGAGTCAAGACAATGATCAAGGTACTCAAGATTTCTGGGATGGCGTTTCACGTGGCGACTCTGAGTTCTCTTGGGATTGGACTAAAGCAGTCGGTGAAAGCGGAAAGTGGTACATTCAACCAGGTATGCCCGTCACTTTTGGCAGTACTAAAACCACGTGGAAGCCTCAGTTCCGAGTTGGGTACAAAGCAGACTTTGGCCTAACGACAGCGCTTCGCTACCGTCACGAGTTGCAGATGTTCAACAAAAACAACAGTGACAAAACAGACATGAACGGCAACACGGTTGTTATAGCTGATAAAACCATTCAACAAGGTAAACTTACCTTAACAGGTTCATATAAGTTTGCAAAAGATTCGAAGTTTAAGGACTTAAAGCTGAGTTACGAAGCAAACTACAACTACAACTACGATGATCTGGTTTTATACAACGGTAAAAACTGGGAATGGGATCTTGGTCTTAAAGCTGGCTATCAGCTAGGAGCATTCCAACCTTATATCGAACTTTGGACGATTGACGTAAGCAGTAGTTCAGACGAGCGCCAGCTAAGAACTCGAGCAGGTATTAAGTACAGCTTCTAA
- a CDS encoding ABC transporter ATP-binding protein, with the protein MSGVQLNNIVKAYGDTSVVHGINLEVKSKEFIVLVGPSGCGKSTTLRMLAGLEEITDGDIHIEDRRVNEVAPKDRDVAMVFQNYALYPHLSVFENIAFGLRIRKVPKDKVTKSVNDVAEILGLTELLERRPADLSGGQRQRVAMGRAIVRHPKVFLFDEPLSNLDAKLRTQMRAEIKRLHHRLGVTSVYVTHDQVEAMTLADRIVVMSNGKIEQIGTPMELFNDPVNTFVATFIGSPPMNLIEARASLREDGWYAEFEEIQCKLPNVAGLEHNKNILLGIRPEYIHIEPVDQASTIPVHINLVETLGSEALLHTKFVGKPFVVKTETHGRIDHLDQINTLYFREDAITVFDQSTGNALKRIAVN; encoded by the coding sequence ATGTCTGGTGTTCAGTTAAATAACATCGTTAAAGCGTATGGCGATACCAGTGTCGTGCATGGCATTAATTTAGAAGTAAAGTCGAAAGAATTTATCGTACTGGTTGGTCCTTCGGGCTGTGGCAAATCGACGACGCTACGCATGTTAGCTGGGCTAGAAGAGATCACCGATGGCGATATTCATATCGAGGATCGACGAGTCAACGAAGTCGCACCCAAAGATCGCGATGTCGCCATGGTATTCCAGAATTACGCACTCTATCCCCACTTAAGTGTTTTCGAGAATATCGCCTTCGGCCTAAGAATTCGCAAAGTACCCAAAGATAAAGTCACCAAGTCTGTTAATGATGTGGCGGAAATTCTAGGTCTAACTGAGCTCCTAGAGCGTCGCCCAGCCGACCTTTCTGGTGGTCAACGTCAACGTGTTGCCATGGGTCGCGCAATTGTTCGACATCCTAAAGTTTTTCTTTTTGATGAGCCCCTTTCTAACTTGGATGCCAAGCTTCGCACTCAAATGCGTGCGGAAATTAAACGCCTTCACCACCGCTTAGGCGTAACCAGCGTCTACGTCACCCACGACCAGGTCGAAGCCATGACACTGGCAGACCGAATTGTTGTTATGAGCAACGGTAAAATCGAGCAAATTGGCACGCCGATGGAGCTATTCAATGATCCAGTGAACACCTTTGTTGCCACCTTTATCGGATCGCCGCCAATGAACCTTATCGAGGCTCGCGCGTCACTACGTGAAGATGGGTGGTACGCAGAGTTTGAAGAGATCCAATGCAAACTGCCGAACGTTGCTGGACTTGAGCACAACAAGAATATCCTTTTGGGGATCAGGCCAGAATATATCCACATCGAACCAGTTGACCAAGCGAGTACGATTCCTGTTCACATCAATCTCGTCGAGACACTCGGTTCAGAGGCTTTGCTGCACACTAAATTTGTTGGTAAGCCGTTTGTCGTTAAAACCGAAACTCATGGCCGCATCGATCACCTGGATCAAATCAACACATTGTATTTCCGAGAAGACGCGATCACCGTCTTTGATCAATCGACTGGCAATGCGCTCAAGCGTATCGCGGTGAACTAG
- a CDS encoding ABC transporter permease, with protein sequence MENLHQNTDETLKAPNSLSKLQKKTKWLIHHFKKEWQLYLLLAPTVIWFLVFLYKPMYGLQIAFKDYSVFRGITESPWVGFEHFVTLFENDQFLRAIRNTVMISGASLIFGFPVPIILALMFNEILNAKFKRTAQTIVYLPHFISAVIIAGIVITAFSPSTGVVNLFLNALGYDSVYFLTKPEWFRTIFVGTGIWQEAGFSSIVFLAAIAGVNPSLYESAVVDGASRWQMMWKITLPCILPTVIIMLIIRIGNILEVGFEMIIMLYQPATYETADVISTFIYRQGIQAAQYDLAAAAGLFNAVIAFILVMSANKISRRVSSTSLW encoded by the coding sequence ATGGAAAACCTTCATCAAAACACAGATGAGACACTCAAGGCGCCTAATTCGCTAAGCAAGTTGCAGAAAAAGACCAAGTGGCTCATCCATCACTTTAAAAAAGAATGGCAACTCTATTTGCTACTCGCTCCAACCGTTATTTGGTTTTTAGTGTTCCTCTATAAGCCCATGTACGGATTACAAATCGCCTTTAAAGACTACAGTGTGTTCCGTGGCATCACGGAGAGCCCTTGGGTAGGGTTTGAGCACTTCGTTACGCTGTTTGAAAACGATCAATTTTTACGCGCAATTCGCAACACAGTCATGATAAGTGGCGCGAGCCTTATCTTTGGCTTCCCAGTGCCAATTATCCTTGCTCTGATGTTCAATGAGATCCTCAATGCGAAGTTTAAACGCACCGCACAAACGATTGTGTATCTCCCACACTTTATCTCAGCCGTTATTATTGCCGGTATTGTGATCACCGCATTTTCACCCTCAACCGGTGTGGTGAATCTGTTCCTCAATGCCCTTGGCTATGACTCGGTGTACTTCCTCACAAAACCAGAGTGGTTCCGCACGATCTTCGTCGGCACCGGTATCTGGCAGGAAGCGGGCTTTAGCTCCATCGTATTCCTAGCGGCTATTGCTGGCGTTAACCCATCACTCTATGAATCTGCAGTCGTGGACGGCGCTTCGCGTTGGCAAATGATGTGGAAGATCACCCTACCTTGCATCCTACCGACGGTCATCATCATGTTGATCATTCGAATCGGTAACATCCTTGAGGTTGGCTTTGAGATGATCATCATGCTCTATCAGCCTGCCACTTACGAGACTGCAGACGTCATCAGCACCTTTATTTACCGTCAAGGTATTCAAGCTGCTCAATACGATCTCGCCGCTGCCGCCGGTCTTTTTAACGCTGTTATCGCCTTTATTTTGGTGATGTCCGCCAACAAGATCAGCCGTCGCGTCTCTTCAACATCGCTGTGGTAA
- a CDS encoding carbohydrate ABC transporter permease translates to MSQAMNMNLYSRGDKAFVYLNMFLVGIFTISTLYPFIYVASMSISAGDAVTAGQVVLTPVDITFAAYEKVITDPAFWISYKNTFIYTFGGTLVSLLIIVPGAYALSRPQLLGRKYWNILVAFTMWFNAGMIPFFLNMRDLGLLDSYFGIIIGFACNAFNIILLRNFFEAIPTSFEEAARMDGANDFQVLWKVFIPLAKPALATVTLFCIVARWNGFFWAMVLLRDESKVPLQVYLRQIITQLTDDDTFASTLINSAYSFETVSAAIMICSIIPVLLIYPFIQKYFNKGIMLGGVKE, encoded by the coding sequence ATGAGCCAAGCAATGAATATGAACTTGTACTCCCGAGGCGATAAGGCGTTTGTCTATCTGAATATGTTCCTCGTGGGTATCTTCACCATCAGTACGCTTTACCCTTTCATCTATGTGGCATCGATGTCTATCAGTGCTGGTGATGCCGTAACAGCAGGTCAGGTTGTGCTTACCCCTGTCGATATCACGTTCGCCGCGTACGAGAAGGTCATCACCGATCCTGCTTTTTGGATATCGTATAAAAATACCTTTATCTACACCTTCGGCGGTACGCTTGTTAGTCTATTGATTATTGTTCCTGGTGCCTACGCGTTGTCTAGACCCCAGTTACTTGGTCGCAAATACTGGAACATCCTAGTTGCCTTCACCATGTGGTTTAACGCCGGCATGATTCCGTTCTTCTTAAACATGCGCGATCTGGGTCTACTCGATAGCTACTTCGGTATCATCATCGGTTTTGCCTGTAACGCGTTCAATATCATCCTATTACGTAACTTCTTTGAGGCCATCCCAACGTCATTTGAAGAAGCAGCTCGAATGGATGGCGCCAATGACTTCCAAGTACTTTGGAAGGTATTCATCCCACTAGCAAAACCTGCCCTCGCGACAGTGACGCTGTTTTGTATCGTCGCGCGCTGGAACGGCTTCTTCTGGGCCATGGTATTGCTTCGCGATGAAAGCAAAGTGCCACTTCAGGTTTATCTGCGTCAGATCATCACCCAGCTTACCGATGACGATACGTTCGCCAGTACCTTGATTAACTCAGCTTACTCCTTCGAGACGGTGAGCGCGGCGATCATGATCTGCTCCATCATTCCAGTGCTTCTGATTTATCCATTTATTCAAAAGTACTTCAACAAGGGAATTATGTTGGGTGGGGTTAAAGAGTAA
- a CDS encoding extracellular solute-binding protein, with protein MNVKITALSTLIAATLAAPAFAAEDGAYKVADKPIKLDIHLHQKKFVYNNDWPVEKEAARLTNVHLNNVASMATTKSEEAFNLLIASGDLPDIVGGSSMKNNVNTYGPEGAFVPLNKLIEEHAPNIKAFFDANPDVWASIKASDGNVYYIPYLPDGKYGRGYFVRYDWLEKLGLEPPKNVDEMYEVLKAFRDNDPNGNGKKDEVPFFARHWQEMVRLVTLWDGRTSGSDVFHDFHVIDGQIKHGYAQENYKVGIQNLAKWYQEGLIDAEVFTRGSRSREYLLSADLGGMTHDWFASTSGYNDSLADKVEGFQFKAFAPPASISGKRVEEHRRAKVKPDGWAISYTNEHPIETIKYFDFWFTQEGKRLANFGIQGEHYELVDGKPVFKKEILEADTPVNAQMWAIGAQVQRGFPMDYQNEVQWSNKYALEGIALYDQGDYLLEPFMGVSLNTKEKDIYDKHWVTIRDYMVEMQQAWILGSRDIEKDWPNYQKSIERMGYKKVVSAMQAAYDRAYKTN; from the coding sequence ATGAATGTAAAAATCACTGCGTTGTCTACCCTGATCGCTGCCACGCTTGCTGCCCCAGCATTTGCAGCGGAAGATGGTGCATACAAAGTGGCGGATAAACCAATTAAACTCGACATCCACCTACACCAAAAGAAGTTCGTCTATAACAACGACTGGCCTGTGGAGAAAGAAGCGGCGCGTCTAACTAACGTTCACCTAAACAACGTAGCCTCAATGGCAACAACCAAGAGTGAAGAAGCATTCAACCTGCTGATCGCATCGGGTGACTTGCCTGATATCGTCGGCGGTTCAAGCATGAAGAACAACGTAAACACTTACGGCCCTGAAGGTGCGTTTGTTCCCCTTAACAAACTGATTGAAGAGCATGCGCCAAACATTAAAGCATTCTTTGACGCCAATCCTGATGTTTGGGCATCCATCAAAGCCTCCGATGGCAACGTGTATTACATCCCGTACCTACCTGATGGTAAATACGGTCGTGGCTACTTTGTTCGTTATGACTGGTTAGAGAAACTTGGCCTTGAACCACCGAAAAATGTCGACGAAATGTATGAGGTGCTTAAAGCATTCCGTGACAATGATCCAAACGGCAATGGCAAAAAAGATGAAGTCCCTTTCTTTGCTCGACACTGGCAAGAGATGGTTCGTCTAGTGACACTGTGGGATGGTCGTACGTCTGGCTCTGACGTGTTCCACGACTTTCATGTGATCGATGGTCAAATCAAGCACGGCTATGCGCAAGAAAACTACAAAGTCGGTATTCAGAACCTCGCCAAATGGTACCAAGAAGGTTTGATTGATGCTGAAGTATTCACTCGGGGCAGTCGTTCTCGTGAGTACTTATTGTCAGCCGACCTAGGCGGTATGACACACGACTGGTTCGCCTCAACCTCTGGCTACAACGATTCGTTGGCGGACAAAGTAGAAGGCTTTCAATTCAAAGCATTCGCGCCACCAGCCTCCATCAGTGGTAAACGTGTAGAAGAGCATCGCCGCGCTAAAGTGAAGCCAGACGGCTGGGCTATCTCATACACTAACGAACATCCAATCGAGACCATTAAGTACTTCGATTTCTGGTTCACTCAAGAAGGCAAACGCCTAGCAAACTTCGGTATCCAAGGTGAGCACTATGAGCTAGTCGATGGCAAGCCAGTGTTTAAAAAAGAGATCCTAGAAGCGGATACACCGGTTAACGCACAAATGTGGGCGATTGGTGCTCAGGTTCAACGTGGTTTCCCAATGGATTATCAGAACGAAGTCCAATGGTCGAACAAATACGCGCTTGAAGGTATTGCTCTGTACGACCAAGGTGATTACTTGTTGGAACCATTCATGGGTGTCTCTCTAAATACGAAAGAGAAAGACATTTACGACAAGCACTGGGTCACCATTCGTGACTACATGGTTGAAATGCAACAAGCTTGGATCCTAGGCTCTCGTGATATAGAGAAAGACTGGCCGAATTACCAAAAGAGCATAGAGCGTATGGGCTATAAGAAAGTAGTAAGTGCGATGCAAGCTGCTTACGATAGAGCTTATAAAACTAACTAG
- a CDS encoding LysE family translocator: MEWSLWLAYVGVITVLISSPGPSAMLCIAHGVKYGKSSALATVFGGTFASLTLMVLSAVGLGAILAASSKVFLLLKIFGALYLVYLGYQTWRDTGTESAFSTDTKQEKASFTQRGILKKAYMVGISNPKDLLFFTALFPNFINVNSPQLTQFVVLALTWIVIDTLVMLVYARLGAKVNPWLSSKKNIKRFNKVMGGFFMSAGGALFASSTK, encoded by the coding sequence ATGGAATGGAGTTTATGGTTGGCGTACGTTGGGGTCATTACGGTTTTGATCTCATCTCCCGGCCCCTCAGCGATGCTGTGCATTGCCCACGGTGTTAAATACGGGAAATCGAGTGCGCTAGCGACGGTGTTTGGTGGAACGTTTGCTTCTCTGACACTGATGGTCCTCTCTGCTGTCGGTTTGGGTGCTATATTGGCAGCATCATCGAAAGTATTTTTGTTGCTGAAAATCTTTGGGGCGCTTTATTTGGTCTATCTCGGGTACCAGACTTGGAGAGACACGGGTACAGAGTCCGCATTTAGCACTGATACTAAGCAAGAGAAAGCCTCATTTACTCAGCGTGGTATCCTCAAGAAAGCCTATATGGTAGGTATCAGTAATCCTAAAGACTTGCTGTTTTTTACCGCACTGTTTCCTAACTTCATTAATGTGAATTCACCTCAACTTACGCAGTTTGTCGTGCTGGCTCTGACGTGGATTGTAATCGATACTTTAGTCATGTTGGTGTATGCAAGGCTTGGCGCCAAGGTTAACCCTTGGCTATCTAGTAAAAAGAACATCAAGCGCTTTAACAAGGTGATGGGTGGCTTCTTTATGTCTGCAGGTGGCGCACTGTTTGCCTCTAGCACAAAATAG
- a CDS encoding aspartate:alanine exchanger family transporter has protein sequence MSFLFNYLSENPFVFLFLSLAIGYPLGRITVKGVSLGTTAGTLIVGVALALTSFSVYGLKIEEPGLVSDIFLMMFMYAIGMKVGPQFFSGLARGGLDFVVIGLIVVFSNFAIVVVGAKLLGLEPGYAAGIISGSYTVTAVMGVAQSAISSGAFVPPAGMSADQVSANIAAGYAISYVLSTVLIILLIKYLPSMFGIDPIKAGKDAEKEFSNGDDNEKLPSTFGFSDVGVLPIDVRAYKVTHEELVGQSVQDLYKRFSDAVVLKVVRGDEVLDASDNPILQLGDVIGVRGEYSALIKEGEADIGNEVDEPRARNVDIEVADIHVGKSEHAGKTVAQLHAEVGFGVYFKALFRQGHQQPLLPQTTVEVGDVVRIAGSQWCVEQTASQLNSVPIVESTVTETFYLATALLVGYVFGHLSVTVAGIPFALGTSAGCMLTGIVFSFLRTRNPAFGGPMSEGARSFLQDIGLNLFVAVLAATVGPKILASFQGIIVIKIALLGVTAALVPPLLAWLYGLYIRKMNPAILAGACAGGRNSTPAMKGAQDATQSDMPAIGYPVPYALTSVLVLILGYIAMVIS, from the coding sequence ATGTCTTTTCTTTTTAATTACTTATCTGAAAACCCTTTTGTTTTTCTATTTCTATCACTCGCAATTGGTTACCCATTAGGACGCATTACTGTTAAAGGCGTGAGCCTGGGGACGACGGCAGGTACATTGATTGTTGGTGTTGCATTGGCGCTGACCTCTTTCTCTGTATATGGACTAAAGATTGAAGAGCCGGGGCTAGTCTCCGATATTTTCTTAATGATGTTTATGTATGCCATCGGTATGAAAGTCGGTCCTCAGTTCTTTTCGGGGCTGGCAAGAGGTGGCTTAGATTTTGTGGTGATAGGGCTAATTGTTGTCTTTAGTAATTTCGCCATTGTTGTAGTGGGTGCCAAGCTCTTGGGGTTAGAGCCTGGGTATGCGGCAGGCATTATCTCGGGAAGTTATACTGTTACAGCGGTTATGGGCGTGGCTCAATCGGCGATCTCCTCTGGCGCTTTTGTACCGCCAGCCGGTATGAGTGCAGACCAAGTCAGCGCTAACATCGCAGCGGGTTATGCTATCAGTTATGTGCTGTCTACTGTTCTTATTATTCTGTTGATCAAATACTTACCTTCTATGTTTGGTATTGATCCTATCAAAGCCGGTAAAGATGCTGAGAAAGAGTTCTCTAACGGTGATGACAATGAAAAACTCCCTAGCACTTTTGGATTCTCCGATGTTGGTGTTTTACCCATCGATGTCCGTGCTTACAAAGTAACGCATGAAGAGTTGGTTGGGCAGTCGGTTCAGGATCTTTATAAACGGTTTTCCGATGCTGTTGTGCTAAAAGTTGTGCGCGGTGATGAAGTGTTGGATGCATCGGATAACCCAATATTACAACTTGGCGATGTTATCGGTGTTCGTGGCGAGTACAGTGCTCTTATCAAAGAAGGTGAGGCAGATATTGGCAATGAAGTGGATGAGCCTCGAGCCCGCAATGTTGATATTGAAGTGGCTGATATCCATGTTGGCAAGTCAGAACATGCAGGTAAAACTGTCGCTCAGTTGCATGCGGAGGTTGGCTTCGGTGTCTATTTTAAAGCGCTATTTAGGCAGGGTCATCAACAGCCGTTACTGCCTCAAACCACCGTTGAAGTGGGAGACGTTGTACGTATTGCAGGCTCGCAGTGGTGTGTTGAACAGACCGCATCTCAGCTTAACAGCGTGCCAATAGTCGAAAGTACGGTGACCGAAACGTTCTATTTAGCCACTGCTCTACTGGTGGGCTATGTGTTCGGCCACTTGAGCGTAACGGTTGCGGGTATCCCATTTGCATTAGGGACTTCGGCTGGCTGTATGCTTACCGGTATTGTGTTTTCGTTCTTGCGAACTCGAAACCCTGCGTTTGGCGGTCCTATGAGTGAAGGAGCGAGAAGCTTTTTGCAAGATATCGGACTTAATCTTTTCGTAGCGGTGCTTGCTGCAACCGTAGGTCCTAAAATCCTCGCCTCCTTCCAAGGCATTATCGTGATTAAAATTGCGCTACTCGGTGTCACTGCTGCGCTTGTTCCGCCTTTACTGGCTTGGTTATATGGGCTGTACATTCGCAAGATGAACCCAGCAATTCTTGCCGGCGCTTGCGCTGGTGGTCGAAATAGCACGCCAGCAATGAAAGGGGCGCAAGATGCCACCCAAAGTGACATGCCTGCAATTGGTTATCCCGTCCCTTATGCATTGACATCGGTTCTCGTATTGATTCTTGGCTATATCGCGATGGTGATCAGCTAA